The DNA sequence CTTCGATTTCATAATATATGTCTGCCTTCCCTTCATCCTTTGTCCAAGGCAAGTTCCCCGCCTCCTTGTTACGTTTTTTTCAATCCAATATGTAGTTTGCCGCAAAAGCTTTTAGAACATGCTTTTTGATTGAAAAATATCGTGCAGGGACGGAACGGATGTTTATAGGCAGCAATTGCGAGACTCCTTGATCCAAAATCCACCGAGTCAAAAAAAGTTTTTCTAGTCTACCTAATACATTTTAGGTACTTGTATGGATTGCTGTTTCACACGAGCTTTGAAACTTACGAAAAACATTGTTATTTTAGCATCCTTATTTAAGAAAAAAATGTCGTTCCTACCCATTCATATAGCTTGTATCCTGCATAGATGCCAATAATACCCATAATACCTGGTAAGGCTGGTGGCGCAGGTATCGGCAGCTTGATCCAGCCAAATAAAAAGCCAACAACTAATCCTGCTAATAGTGCTAATAATATTTCTTGCATTTTCATCACCCTTTAACGTCTTCATTTTTATTATTTAAAGTTTGCGATATTGCGACCTTTTCTATCCTATCAAAAGTAGGCATGTTTCAGCGAATGAAAGAAACTCTTACCTTCTAATAGTTTTATTTAACGCGAAGGGCAGATGGTGTATTCCCATCTGCCCTCCAACTCATTCTATTTTGCACAAAGGTAAGATTACATTCGCAATCCGGTCTTACCTTTCTCCTGACGAAGTTACATTTTTTCTGGTGCCTCTACTCCTACTAGCTTAAGAGCATCTTGAAGTGTTGCTCGAACCGCTTCCATTAAACCGAGCCTTGCTTTCGTTAGCTCGCTATCTTCATTAATTACTTTTTCAGCATTATAAAAGCTGTGGAGTGTTTGCGCTAAATCATAGACGTAATTTGCCATGCGATGTGGCGCTCGTTTTTTCGCTGCATCTGCCACGGCCTCAGGATATTCGCCTAATTTTTTCATTAAATCTAGCTCTTTTTCTGCAGTTAATCGCTCAAATTGTGCATGTGGGTCAACCTCATAACCTAAATCTCGTGCTTGGCGAAGCATGCTGCAAATTCTCGCGTGGGCATATTGTACGTAATATACAGGGTTTTCTGTTGATTGTGATTTCGCTAAGCTCATATCAAAATCTAAGTGTGTATCGGCTGCACGCATTGCAAAGAAATAACGCGTAGCATCGATACCTACCTCTTCCATTAGGTCACGCATCGTTACCGCTTTCCCTGTTCTTTTACTCATTT is a window from the Evansella cellulosilytica DSM 2522 genome containing:
- a CDS encoding XapX domain-containing protein, whose amino-acid sequence is MQEILLALLAGLVVGFLFGWIKLPIPAPPALPGIMGIIGIYAGYKLYEWVGTTFFS